ATATCTTTTGCATAATCACCATGTAACCCATGACCATATAAATAGTTCCAATAATAGTTAACTAAATCGAAACACTGCCACCCGTAGTAACCATCAAAATCCCAGCCTTTCCCTTCTAATGAATACACGTAATTCATAGCACTTGCTGATATTTCTTCGACTTCTTCTTTTTGAACTTTACTTTGTGTCTTATCATAATTTCTATGATCCACTTCGACGTTTTGAATTTTAGGTTTTTGCTCTTTTTGATTTTCAGTCTTAGCATCAACGGATAAATTCAAATTTAATACAGTTAAACCTGAGAACGCAATTGCGAGTATGACTTTCTTCTTAATTTTCATACTTCCCCCTAGATTAGTATAAATTTTATATTCATTACTGAATATTTGAACATTTTAACATACAAATGTAATTAAACATATATCCAAAATTAAAATGAATTTTGATAAAGAATGTATATTACACTCTTTTCTACTTAATTCAAAATTTAAATTGCCTTTTTTGTATATTAGGATTAATATCTATTTAAAATACTAAATTAAGGTGAATATAAATGAATACTATGTTTAGGTTGACTTCACTCTATTTAACGTTATTTTTAACTACAACGTTAATTGGATCAGTTTTACTGTACATTCCGATAACTGGAAAGAAATCTATTAGTTTTATCGATGCTTTTTTTATAGCAACAAGTGCATTTACTGTCACCGGACTTTCTACTGTAGACATTCCAAATCAATTTAACGATTTGGGGTACTTAGTGATACTCATACTTATTCAAATCGGTGGATTAGGAATCGTTACATTAACGGTTTTTATACTCATTTTATCAGGTAAGCATATTACTTTTAAAAACAGAGAGTTATTAATGTATACATGGAGTGAAGATAGTGATTCTGGATTACTCAAAATCACAATTAGATTAGTTATTTTTAGTTTTATTGTAGAGTTTATAGGTGCAATGATTTTGTCATTTGTATTCATTCCGGAATTAGGATTTTCGAAAGGTGCTTTTAATAGTTTATTCACATCGGTTTCCTCTTTTAATAATGCTGGAATTGCATTATTTTCAGATAACCTGATGTCGTACAATGATAATTTAATCATAAATATCATCGTACCTTTACTTATTATTATTGGCGGCCTTGGATATGTTGTAATTATAGATATTTGGAAATCAAATCGTCTCGTTAAATTAAAATTACATTCTAAAATTGTATTACTAAGCACCAGTATTTTAATTTTAATCGGTTCATTTTCATTCTGGTTGTTAGAAGTAAACCACACATTAAGAGGAGACGCGTGGTATGTACAAATCTATAAATCTCTTTTTCAATCAGTTTCAACTAGAACTGCAGGTTTTAACACTGTCGATATCGGTAAATTACATGATTCAACATTACTTGTCTTTGATATTTTAATGTTTATTGGTGCAGCTCCCATGAGTACAGGTGGTGGTATCAAAGTTACAACACTTACAATTATTTTAATGTATTTATACTCACAACTGAAAGGTCAAAATCATACACGCATTTTTAAAAGAACACTAGAATCAGAACAAATCAGCAAAGCAATTACAGTAAGTGCACTTTCAGGAATGTTAGTACTATTTTGTACTTTTTTAATTTTAATTATAGATTCAAAATTAAATATGTCACAAGTTCTATTTGAAGTAATATCGGCGTTTGGTACAGTTGGTCTTTCAACAGGCATAACAGCAGATTTATCATCATTATCAAAAATCATTTTAATCTTACTAATGATTATTGGAAAAATCGGTGTACTTATTATATTGTCTATATTTATTCATCCAAAAAAAGATCTATATTTTTATTCTAAAGAAAAAATTCATTTATAATATTATAGTGTTCTTGCTAAACTAAAATATAAACAGCACACATGATTATATATACATGTGTGCTGTTTATATTTTTATCTCTTCAAGTTTAATTATACAATCTTTTAAAGTATCTACATCAATTTGCGAATGTGACTGGCCTCTGAACTTTTCTGAAATAACTTTTAAGTCATTTGCAATTTCTTTATAAAAAAGTTCAGCTGAATGAATTGCGTTTAAATCTTTCAGTTTCAACTACTCCTTACATATTTTGATAATCACATCATTTAGTACTTCAAAGAAATCAATACAATATATTACTTACACTCTCTATCTCATTAATTACCTCTTTCAATTTGTTAATTTCATAAGTTAGATCTTGAACTGAATCTTGAGATTTCTCATTTATTAGTTCTGATATGTATAGTAAATCATCACTAATATCCTCAAACTTATGTTTTAAATAATTATCAGTCTCCATAACTTCCCCCACTGCGGTCAATTTTTCAATATTATACCAATTATTCATTATTATAACAATGTTTAGTTATTTCATTGCGATATTTTTTACGTTTAAAAAACTATTTTAAATTGAATATAATACCATTTTTCTATGAATCGTAATAATTACGTATTTATTTAGAATTTTAAAATTTTGTGTTTGAAATTAAATATATTCCCACTGATAAAACTGTTTATATAAATAAAACCACCCGTAACTAATGGTTACGGGTGGTTTTATTTAGAATTATTTTTCTAATGATTCAATATATTTTACAGCATCACCAACAGTGTTGATTTTTTCTGCTTCCTCATCAGGAATCTCCATATCAAATTCATCTTCTAATTCCATTACTAATTCAGCTATATCTAAAGAATCCGCACCTAAATCATCTTTAAATGAAGCTTCAGGTGTTACTTTTTCAGCGTCTACACCTAAACGATCTACAATAATGTCTTTAACTTTATCGAAACTTGCCATTCCATTCACCTCCTTTAAATGATTAAGATATCTATATAATAAGAAAATGCTTTTCTCTTACTACCTATACTACGATATATATGCCTTATTGCATGTACATACCACCATTAACATGAATCGTTTGCCCAGTGATA
The Mammaliicoccus sp. Dog046 genome window above contains:
- a CDS encoding TrkH family potassium uptake protein, translated to MNTMFRLTSLYLTLFLTTTLIGSVLLYIPITGKKSISFIDAFFIATSAFTVTGLSTVDIPNQFNDLGYLVILILIQIGGLGIVTLTVFILILSGKHITFKNRELLMYTWSEDSDSGLLKITIRLVIFSFIVEFIGAMILSFVFIPELGFSKGAFNSLFTSVSSFNNAGIALFSDNLMSYNDNLIINIIVPLLIIIGGLGYVVIIDIWKSNRLVKLKLHSKIVLLSTSILILIGSFSFWLLEVNHTLRGDAWYVQIYKSLFQSVSTRTAGFNTVDIGKLHDSTLLVFDILMFIGAAPMSTGGGIKVTTLTIILMYLYSQLKGQNHTRIFKRTLESEQISKAITVSALSGMLVLFCTFLILIIDSKLNMSQVLFEVISAFGTVGLSTGITADLSSLSKIILILLMIIGKIGVLIILSIFIHPKKDLYFYSKEKIHL
- a CDS encoding acyl carrier protein translates to MASFDKVKDIIVDRLGVDAEKVTPEASFKDDLGADSLDIAELVMELEDEFDMEIPDEEAEKINTVGDAVKYIESLEK